gccacatatcaaattttagaGTGTAATTTAATCAAAGGAAAAATGTCAATGAGCATGACGCGTTTCTTATGCCTTTTAACAAAAGTaattgttattataattgttttTACTTTCCtaaaaacagaataaaatattCTAACTATTATATGACATAGAAATGCCTTAGGCTTAGAGAACCCTTCCCCTTCAATCAAGTACAATTTTTTGCATTGGCACACATCCTGTGTATGTCAATGCATGTGTACCACCAGTACTCTAGACATTATTGTGCACTCATCCAACTCTGAATGAGAACAAACAGTTtggattaaattttttttttgggtaagaatggAAGCCTTGGGGCATAGATATATCATGTGATTGTCAAaaacatcaccttccattgttacatgCATGGATAACTTCActttaaaattatcattttttatttgatactAGAATTAGTACATGAACTACTGAAAATATAAGCCGAAAGCTGGCCTCATACATACATAAAAGCTACATGGTGGAGATAGGCTCTCTACAAATTTGCTCACGCATTTCCTATTTATCCAATGATCAAAATGACAGAATGAATTAACTCATATgactcttaccaaaaaaaaaataaaattaagtcaTATGACAAATAAGCAGATTTAGTTGAAGGGAAAATGCtttgtttttgtgtgtgtgtggtgggTGGGGGGCGGGGATGCCCAGacacaatggggggggggggggtgaaatgactatcTTGCTCCCCCGAGAAGCCAACACATGCGCGTCCCTGTactcccccatagagaatgCTCTCCCTTAGTTGAAATGCATTCTAATTGTACTTTATTTCGTTAATTTTCTCAACATTCCAAGGTTGAATTTTAATACaaaaatgatataaaaatataaataaattcatcaataatattttcttttgtttatgtaACCTAATCAACCATTTCACTTAtataagaagaaataaaaaatccttgaCGCAATCCATGTCGTATATGGCTCAAAATTTCATATTATAGATAACTTCCCAGTTCTTTTTGGTGCCCAAAAAATGTTGCTTTTGACATCATGAACCTCGACTTTGATCTGCTTCATTTCATGCCTTTCCCAAATCATGGTTTGTAATTTCAGGATTATCGATTGCTTCGTTGGGATCGGACTGGTATCGAATTGGTATCGGTTGAGGTTGATCCTTAATAATGCTCGATCCGATTCCAATCCACTGATACgatccaagggtaaaaaaataataaaatccaatttttataaaatagtaGAGGCAATTTCGTCCAATCCAGACCAATTCAGGGTAATCCCAATCgatattggattgatatcggcCGAAACAAAATCCGATCTGATTTCCGATACTTATTTCCCAAGGGTTCTTATTCGTCTAACTGTAAACGGATTCGAAGAAATCTGATCATATTCTACGGAAAAAGATCTTGTGCAGCCGTCGCGGAAGCTGCACCTGTGCAGCAACgttaaaacagtaaaaacagGGGTAAGATAGTCATTTCACCCATAAAATCCGGAATATCTTCTCTCACTCATAAAAGACGgatcatctcctctatctctctctagcTTTCTGTCTGTCTCATATAATGGATATCTTCTCTCTACAGACCCTCGTCGTCCTCTTCGTCAGTCTCCGCATCTATTTCTACTTCTCCAAAAAGGAAAACCCCACCATCAAAACAGGATTCCCTTCCTACCCTCTCGTCGGAACCCTACTGGAATTCATCAAGAACCGCCACCGCTTCCTCGAATGGACCACCGAAATCCTCAGCCACGCCCCCGCCAACACCGCCGTCTTCCGCCGCCCCGGAAAAATTCATGGCGTCATCACAGCCAACCCTCTCAACATCGAATACATGCTCAAGACCAACTTCGAAAACTACCCGAAAGGTGATCGTTTCATCTCTCTCTTAGAAGACTTCCTCGGCCGTGGCATCTTCAACTCCGACGGTGAACTCTGGAAATTACAACGCAAGACGGCTAGTTTCGAATTCAATACAAAATCACTCCGAAATTTCGTCATGGATATCATTAAAGAAGAGACACAGAGTAGATTAATTCCACAGTTGATGAGAGTAGCCGATTTGGATCAAATTGTGGATATGCAAGATGTGTTAGAGCGATTCGCATTCGATAACATGTGTAAGCTTGCTTTCAACATCGACCCTGGTTGTCTCGGCGGCGACGCAAACGCCGGCAAAGGATTCATGCAAGCCTTTGAAGATGCTGCGACTCTCAGCGCTGGGCGGTCCATGTCTGCTCTACCTCATCTATGGAAACTAAAGAAAGCTCTCAATATAGGATCAGAGAAGCAGTTGAAGGAATCAATCTCGACCGTCCATAGCTTCGCCGATAAGATCATACGATCAAGGATGGAGGCCAAGCAAGAGAGCTCTGCTGACCTACTTTCCCGATTCATGGAGAACGAGTCTAACTCGCCCGAGCTTCTTCGTGATATCGTGATAAGCTTCATACTTGCTGGGAGAGACACCACGTCATCGGCACTCACGTGGTTATTCTGGCTCCTAGGGTCACGACTGGACGTGAAGCTTAACATTCTTAAAGAGTTAAAAGCGATTCGGACACGAAACGGGAAAGAAATCGGCCATACATACAGCTTCGATGAGTTACGGGAGATGCAGTATCTACAAGCGGTGATTTCAGAGGCAATGAGGCTTTATCCTCCGGTGCCCGTCGACACGAAAGAATGCCTGAAAGATGATGTGTTGCCGGACGGTACCTTGGTTGCAAAAGGATGGTTCGTGTCGTATAACACTTATGCGATGGGGAGGATGGAGAGTATATGGGGGAAGGATTGTAGGAAATTCAAACCGGAACGGTGGTTGGAAAACGGAATGTGTCGGCAAGAAAGTCCATTTCGGTATCCTGTATTCCATGCCGGACCGAGAATTTGCTTGGGAATGAATATGGCGTTTATACAGATGAAATCAATTGCGGCAGTGGTGTTGGAGAGATTCGATATGAACGCGCTTGAGAAGGACACGTGTCCTGATTATCTTCTATCTTTGACGCTGAGGATGAAAGGAGGATTGCGGGTTAAACTGAGGGAGAGATCCGTGGACGATCATTATGGTGTCTAATTTCATAATTATCCCTCACAAATTCCTCGTAATAATGAGTGTCTCTGTTTATTATTCACGATGTGAAGCGACTTCTAATGTTTCGATTGTGTTTTAGTGTATTCTGTGTTTTGAATGTTGTACCAGATGTCTTGGTTCAGGAGGTCCTGTCTATCATGTGTATGATAGATTGATCGTATTTCATTCCGTGGCTTTgtgattaagggtgtcaatcggtatgAACCATATGATATCTGGTATTCGGTACAATACATTATACTATATTAAATATCAGATCGATACAGGTTTTCCATGCTGAGACCATACGATATCTATTCGGTACAAGTATTCGATATGGTATGGTTCATATTTACCATTTTGTTCATATCGATACCGTATCATATCTAATCGGTACAGTATGTCACAATACATTTTTCAGTATCGATACATAGTATGTGGTATATGTTGACACCCTTATTCATTACATTTGTTTGTTTGAAGCTTCACGTTTTTCACATGGTTCTTTTATTCAATTAACTCTTTtctctttaaaaaattattttttttcttattttttcatgggagaaagttctctctGCAgtagtgtggcctatgccagcactcccatgagtctatctctctctatcctctccatttgaaaatacacctctacccccttgttttgaggaggagagagatagacacatgggagtagggatgcaaatgaatagtcgaaatctgttttcgtatccgtttagcattatctgaatccgtccgaaagctaaatggatacggatatggataggctatagctatcccaaaaactatatttacatgtaaacggataaaaatatccgatctgtatccatatccgtatctgtttagcactatccgaatccatctgaaagctaatcggatgcggatacgaatatagcactatccaagccgaatccgatccgtttacatccctacatggaagtgttggcataggccacactccccgaCAGAAAACTGCTGGGAGTGTCTATCCACTATCCCCCCATGCATGTGTATGTTTTCATTGGCCCTTGTGCTGATGCAAAGGCTATACAATGAAGTAATGATCTATTAGTATTATCAGATTAGTATACTTCATTAATTAGTGTTCGATTAATTTATTACAAGTATCAACAATATCTCTATTATCCGCTCAAAAATGAAGGCTAAGACTGGAGTTTTGTGAAAAGAGCCCCTTATCAGATTTAAATCGGCAGGCtagttttccttttgattttagGTTGTCATATTATGTTGGACAATTGAATTACAAAATTACATATAAACTtgaaagacataataagaaatccAAAGTAGATTATTATTTATCGTTCAAATAGCATAAACAGAGTAACATGTAACGCAAATAAGAGAATTGGAAGATGatcaaattttaaatgttgCTTAACGTTGAGCCTTTGTCCATACTACTAGTCCATTCTCATTTATCCAATGACAAACTTCAATTAGGCCTGGACCAAAACCTAATAACTTAAAAGCAAGATGGTTTGGATTCCATGTTGATGTATCATAGTGGCATGCCATGATCACATGGTTCACATTCTTCCGAGCATGTATCTCAACTACATATATTTTTACTTTCGGTAAAACATGGCAATAATAGACTTGAAATGGAAATGGTTGACTATGACATAAGGCTGGTGGCTTGGAGAGGTTTCCATAGATGAGTTTCACAGCTCCAATTCTGACATTCTCATAAGAACCTTCTACGCTCTCAGTACTCCATACGCATACATTGTGCCCTAATTTCTCAACAACGAAATCGATGAGATCCTCGGCGGAAGTCACACAGGTGCACTGTTCACCTAGAATGGGTCTTTTCTCACATATCTCGAGGGTGTCTTGAATATAATCATCCATATTTGATCCATCAACTACACCAAAaaacttcttcaattctttaatTTGGGCaagggagaatgggatttttgacGCCAGATATCGTGGCAAGAATGATTTATATGACATTGGGTCCCTTAGATCGGGGACATGCATGAAACCTCCCTCTTTCACCATTGATTCCCGAAAATATGGCAATCCCCCTTGGCTAGCAACTGATATAGATGCTTTATTTGGAAGGTCATATTTCATTTTGGCATCATTCCATTGAGCTATTGGTGGTAAGGTTGTGTCATTCCTTGTTTTCTTCacaaatgcatttttagaacaAGCAACATTAGCTTGCTTACAAAATGAATGCAAGTGGGAATTCAATTCATTTTCTTCCATAAGTTTCATAAACATTGTTGTTTGATGGGAGCTTAATGGAGAAGCCTTTGTAGTTAACCAATGTGGAGGGTGTGGAAGACCAATATGCTCTTCCCAATATTGTGAGAAGGCATTTTCAGCTTGAGAACCCTGTAATTTCATGAGGGAAAAATAACAATGAAATAAGTAAGATAAAATATGTATGAACAAATAATAACCGCGGTGAAATAAATGGATAATGGAAAATCATAAATTTTCTTACACTAAAGTATGGTACCATCAGAAGTCCAAGTAACACAATGGGATGCACCATGGTGGAACTGAAACAGAGAATGGAGACACTGGGGGTGCTTGAATTTCATGGAGAGGGGGTGCTTGAGTTTATATAGAGGGAAAAATTTAAAGTGCCAACAAATAAAATTGTGAAGTGGTAATTGCAACGGTTACATAATGGAGTATAGTAATTTCAAAgccatttaccaaaaaaaaataaaattttctaagCCAAATTTATATTAGAaatttcctttttgtttgttAACCATCCATTTGTTTTAACTATTTTCACAATAGTTTGATTTTCTAGACATTAGTTTTCCATGTGTTCAATTCCAatagaataacccaaaaataaataaataaataaataaacaaaaaaattccaaaagtacCCAAACCTGACATTTCGGTTGGTGACCTTGACCTCTACTGTCCATAAATTTGGGTCTCACCTAACTTCCCACATGATAGATATTTGGGTCGGATCCACCTTCatcgagtgggggtaagacggtcattttACATCTTACTGTGTCAGCAGTAGTAGGTAAGTtggggcagctcgacagtagaggatctggatcccagATATTTGGGCGAAAAAATCACTTTCAATAGATGAGACCTCCACGTGGTACTAATtttcttacaattttttttttaataggtccTATTTTTTCCTATTCTATGGGGGAGGGGAGAAGTGAAGTAGGAGACTTGAATCCAAGACCTCTTAGTAGAGATGGGCTTCGACACACCACATGCTACCAAGTGCGCCAGTGTTAGGCACTTGTTCGTAACCTTTTTGAATCATCACGTGGGGCCTAAAATTTTTAAGATAGGCAGATCGTCCTATACAATGAGAGATGTAAGGTGAGGTAACGGCCTTAGCCTTCCCCAAGGCATCTGAAATCTGTGTCCAATTCTGCCTGTAACAAAATTCACATATAATCCAACTACTGGAGCCCCATGTAACCAACAGTAAAGGGAATTTATTGTCCAAAAACGTTGCTAAGGAAGATATAGATAACAACCAAGTTATTAAATTCACTTTTACAATTAGATCCCAATAAAACAATGACTTATGACATACACAACCCAAAGTGCTGTGAACTCAAAGAAGTATTTCccgtaaaataaaaaaagggaattgCAAACTCAAGGAAGAAAAGTGTTTTCAACAAAAGGGATCCAAACCAACCCTTTTTAAAAAGTTATACAAAACCTAATTCCTCTGACATTTTTGACTTACCAAAAATTAGCATGTTAGAAATTTTCTGGGACAAAAACTCATCAATCAAAAAGTTGATGTCAtgaagttttatttaattaagaagaggactgagttttcctccacccatggtgagaatgggatcccattcatcgcGGCGCGGGAGGGGTatcaggaggatattttgggaatatactaaaatcctataggggtttgtgaatcataggatggtgggtgaaccgtcctctaaaGATAtagggaaacttagtccttgagaatttttcaaaaaacaaaagaaaaacttagTCTTCAAGAAGATATAATTTCTGTGAAGATCCTAAGCCATACGTGTTTTAGGTGAGGAAAACCTTCCATATGGTTGGTTATAGGAACAATTCAAATTGCCACTTTAGAACCCAATTTTGAGATTTTTGATCAAAATGTATGACCATGGAAGGAAAACTTTGAGAGGAGGGGAAACTTAGAAATTTAATCATAGCAAGAATTGGTAAGAACAATTTAGGCATTAAAGAGATAACGTTGATGTGGTATAAAGAAATTTTGGTAGTAGATAAATTAAGATATGTCTAATGTAGGAACATGAccaaattttctgttttagaggctttaaaagaaaaaaaaattaattggtGTTGGTGGGCTCTAGATGGTATTTCTGGACTGGCACCAAGTTTTGCTGCATGAAtgagtgatgtggcaattttgacCGTATGGACATTCAGAAATGGTCTAAGGTTGGCTATATATAAATTTTAGACTTACATTCAAGCATGTACTATTAGAGATATATTaggaatatattagtattagaacAAGAGAAGTATCTTCCATCTTTATCTCAACAACACTTTAGGTAAGTAGTttagttatattaggaatcggtatcataatcttatgcaatcttcaatgtatttctctcaatcttccatgaATAGTATAATATCATATTGTAATCTTTATAGGTGATTGAGTTCCCAACATGTGGATTTCTTCACCCATATTTACACCTACTATTATAGGTAAGTAGTATCTCTTATATTAGGTAAGTAGTTTCTCTTAGGCCTATATATATTAGGCCCCTTCTTTGTAATCAATAGGTATACAATAATAATGAAGTTCTGTTTAATATTGTTCTCCTTCCATGTTCCATAATTTATAAgttctaatatggtatcaagaGCCTCTAGTTCCACCGAGCAAGagattcatttctttttttttcttcaatcctctcaTCTCCAATGAGCACTCGATCCACCAGTCTTCTCTCTTCCAGTTTTCGTTTTTACTCCCTTCCCTCTTGAAACCTCACGTTTACAACCGCAATTTCATCACCACCTCATTCATCATGGCCTAATTTCCtttcatcacaaaaaaaaaaaaaaaaaaacaatcagcCCAGTTATACTAAGCATCTAAAATTCTCCacctttcttttgtctttcctcttatatctatcttattattttactttctttgatTATCTATTTTCGGTCATCCTTAAGTTGTGCCCTGAGTTGAGGTCCCTTTTTTAGGGGCGTGCCTCAGGTAGAGGGCTTAAGActacaacacaaaaaaaaaaacacacaaagcTCAATTTTGTGCACCAGCAGCAGCTCCAAAGCGTGCGGGCACCCCATTTTCTTCTCAATTCTTGTCTCATCTGTGCACCAGCAGCAGCTCTACAACGCGCGGGCACCTCAATCTCTTCTCAGTTGTGCACCAGCAGCAGCTCCACAGTGCGCGGGCACCCCAATTTCTTCTCAGTCCTTTTCTCACTTGTGCACCAGCAGCAGCTCCATAGCGCTCGGGCACCCCAATCTTGGCCGATGAATCATACCACACCAAGCTCCTATGAGCACCCACGACCTCGCCATCTGATGCTCGCCATTTCAGTCACATGCGTGTTGCAGATTGTGTAGGCCTGTCAATTCAATAATCAAGCTGAGCGTTTCTCTTCTATCCACGCTCATCTTACGGGGGAGTATTAGAGATATATTAGGAATGTATTAGTATTAGAATAAGAGAAGTATCTTCCATCCTTATCTCAACAACACTTTAGGTAAATAGTtcagttatattaggaatcagtatcataatcttatgcaatcttcaatgtatctctctcaatcttctaTGAATAGTATAATATCAGATTGTAATCCTTATAAGTGATTGAGTTTTcaacatgtggattccttcaCCCATATTTACACCTACTATTATAGGTAAGTAATATCTCTTATATTAGGTAAGTAGTTTCTCTTAGGCCTATATATAGTAGGCCCCTTCTTTGTAATCAATAGGTATGCAATAATAATGAAGTTCTATTTAATATTGTTCTCCTTCCATGTTCCATAATTTATAAGTTCTAATATATACCTCCCATGTCTTAGAAGTTTCACTTGTATCTTCAACAGTCcatttcttctaaaaaaaaaatatttatacggaattttcaaaaaattattttgctACTTGCTAAACTCCATTTTAGCTATAACCTCATGTGATGATGGACCTTGCGCTCTACTTATTAGCAAAATTTGGTTCTATCCAAAGTGCCATGTGATAGCTATTTGTGGTAGTTGAAAGATACCACTGGACCACTAAAACTTCTCCCGATGTTTATAAAcatgaatgaaaaaagaaatccCCCCAGTCTCAACTTCTTCTCAATACTTACAATTGAATGTCAAAGCCAAATGATTATAAGAAGCTTTGATATATATTCCACCTTCATCTCCCAACAAATTTTTATCACACTCCAAATAGCAATGCATCTTGTTACATTTGAACATTCAAAACTCACTTATTTAACCTTTCAAAAACTAGGAACTACATCTTCGAGTATACTCCTTAACAAGCTTTGCAAATGATGAGGACTTAGTCTCTAGTAGTTTTGCTGGGGAATCATATTCTAGCACAATCCCTGTTTAAGACATGAAAACACATCAATCTAATTAGACCACAAAAGGATGAGAATACATTTTCCTAAATTCAATTGAACCCATTAGATTGTAGTGTACTAACTACTAGCTACTAACCATTATCGAGAAGCAGGACTTTATCAATATCAAGAATTGATGTTATCCTATGTGCGATTGTGATGACAGTAGACCCTGAGAAGTGTTGCCTAAGCGTTTGTTGAATGAGGTAGTCAGTTGCAGTATCCATTGATGCAGTAGCTTCATCGAGTACTATCACTTTGCTCCTCTTGAGTAATAACCTCCCTAAACAGACTAGTTGTCTTTGACCCATGCTCCAATTCTCTCCATTCTCAGCCACTGTTACAGAAACCATATGAACTTGGGCAAACTATTCATGATCTTATTGTCATGAACTTTTCTTCATCTActtcttgtaaaaaaaaaaagggttggcGGGCTGGGTTTGCACTAGAAATTATATATATCACACAAAAATGCACTTATGCAGTGAAATCGACATTgaggaaattcttggtatacattGAATATGATAAGAAACCAACCTGTAGTATCAagtttcccttccttctttcttacTTCATCACCAAGATGACATTTATCTAATGCCTAAGACAACAAAGAATCGATCATTAAAGATGAGCTAAGGAAAAGATTGAAAAATtgatcaaaaacaaaaagaagaagatatgtcCAACCTATCTTTGTCACTGACTAAAGATTattcatcaaatgaaaagaaGCATACCTCCCAGATTTGTTCATCAGTGTATTCTTCAAGTGGATCCAAATTGCTTCTTATAGTCCCCTCAAACATTGTTGGGTCTTGTGGGATGATGCTCAATCTTGATCGCAAGTCATGAAGGCCAATCTCAGAGATGTTGATACCATCTACCCAAATCTGTCCGGCTATGGGTTCAAGCATGCGGAAGAGAGCTTGTACAAGAGTTGATTTACCACTTCCTGTTCGCCCAACGATGCCAATCTTCATCCCTCCGGGGAAAATGCATGAGAGACCTCGCAAGACAAGAGGAAGGTGTGGGGCATACCGGACCTACATacatattaaataataaaatcatgaATCTTATCATAATTCTATAAGAGTAGGAAAAACTGTTCAGAAACATTTTGCTTCAGAGAGTCTATTCCATAAAACaaggaaataagaaaataatgagttAAGTAATCTATATTGGGGATTACCTGCAGATCAAGAATATCAACTTTCCCTTGTGATGGCCATTCACATCCTGGCCTATTTTCTTCTACCAACAAAGGAGGTTCATTAGGGATGTTGGTATACTGTAGTATTCTCTCCACggatatgattttattttcaaGACTACAAAGATCCCATATGACCCCATGCATACTGAAACCTAGCCCATACGTGAG
The sequence above is a segment of the Telopea speciosissima isolate NSW1024214 ecotype Mountain lineage chromosome 7, Tspe_v1, whole genome shotgun sequence genome. Coding sequences within it:
- the LOC122668338 gene encoding cytochrome P450 94B3-like — translated: MDIFSLQTLVVLFVSLRIYFYFSKKENPTIKTGFPSYPLVGTLLEFIKNRHRFLEWTTEILSHAPANTAVFRRPGKIHGVITANPLNIEYMLKTNFENYPKGDRFISLLEDFLGRGIFNSDGELWKLQRKTASFEFNTKSLRNFVMDIIKEETQSRLIPQLMRVADLDQIVDMQDVLERFAFDNMCKLAFNIDPGCLGGDANAGKGFMQAFEDAATLSAGRSMSALPHLWKLKKALNIGSEKQLKESISTVHSFADKIIRSRMEAKQESSADLLSRFMENESNSPELLRDIVISFILAGRDTTSSALTWLFWLLGSRLDVKLNILKELKAIRTRNGKEIGHTYSFDELREMQYLQAVISEAMRLYPPVPVDTKECLKDDVLPDGTLVAKGWFVSYNTYAMGRMESIWGKDCRKFKPERWLENGMCRQESPFRYPVFHAGPRICLGMNMAFIQMKSIAAVVLERFDMNALEKDTCPDYLLSLTLRMKGGLRVKLRERSVDDHYGV
- the LOC122668339 gene encoding polygalacturonase-1 non-catalytic subunit beta-like, producing the protein MVHPIVLLGLLMVPYFSGSQAENAFSQYWEEHIGLPHPPHWLTTKASPLSSHQTTMFMKLMEENELNSHLHSFCKQANVACSKNAFVKKTRNDTTLPPIAQWNDAKMKYDLPNKASISVASQGGLPYFRESMVKEGGFMHVPDLRDPMSYKSFLPRYLASKIPFSLAQIKELKKFFGVVDGSNMDDYIQDTLEICEKRPILGEQCTCVTSAEDLIDFVVEKLGHNVCVWSTESVEGSYENVRIGAVKLIYGNLSKPPALCHSQPFPFQVYYCHVLPKVKIYVVEIHARKNVNHVIMACHYDTSTWNPNHLAFKLLGFGPGLIEVCHWINENGLVVWTKAQR